Proteins from one Kineosporiaceae bacterium genomic window:
- a CDS encoding Dam family site-specific DNA-(adenine-N6)-methyltransferase: MTGNGVPLGSGAQPVLRWAGGKRWLVPTLRQMLNSTSFKNYHEPFLGGASVFLGILPSGKSYLADLNAELVETYQQIRDDPEGVADILRTHRNTPEYYYHLRDSKPRTAKGRAARFIFLNATSFNGIYRVNLKGIYNVPYGSREKEHIPNRKWLRAVSAPLQGTELRVADFAECIDNVTDGDLVFLDPPYTVAHNNNGFVKYNQKLFSFEDQHRLSDLVDAIKERGAFYILTNAAHSSIAQLFDKGDTRIELTRRNNVGGTGSVRGNASEYIFTNLPDCR; the protein is encoded by the coding sequence ATGACCGGCAACGGTGTTCCCCTCGGCTCAGGAGCGCAGCCGGTACTGCGATGGGCGGGCGGGAAGCGCTGGCTTGTCCCCACGTTGCGACAAATGTTGAACTCGACTTCATTTAAGAATTACCACGAGCCGTTTCTTGGTGGCGCCTCGGTGTTTCTCGGAATACTCCCCTCAGGAAAGTCATACCTTGCGGACCTCAACGCGGAACTTGTCGAGACCTACCAGCAGATTCGCGACGATCCAGAGGGTGTTGCCGACATTTTGCGCACGCATCGAAACACTCCCGAGTATTACTACCATCTCCGCGACTCCAAGCCGCGCACAGCGAAGGGTCGAGCGGCCCGATTCATTTTCCTGAACGCTACGTCCTTTAATGGAATTTATCGAGTCAACCTCAAAGGGATATACAACGTCCCCTATGGTAGTCGCGAGAAGGAACACATCCCGAATCGTAAATGGCTCCGCGCGGTCTCCGCGCCACTCCAGGGAACAGAACTACGCGTTGCAGACTTCGCGGAATGCATCGACAACGTTACGGATGGAGACCTTGTCTTCTTGGATCCTCCATACACGGTTGCCCACAACAATAATGGCTTCGTAAAGTACAATCAGAAGCTCTTTTCCTTTGAAGATCAGCATCGCCTCAGCGACCTGGTGGATGCAATCAAGGAGCGGGGTGCGTTCTACATTCTCACCAACGCCGCCCACTCCTCTATCGCGCAGCTCTTCGACAAGGGAGACACACGCATCGAGCTGACGCGGCGCAACAATGTTGGTGGAACCGGCTCGGTCCGAGGAAACGCATCCGAGTACATCTTCACTAACCTACCGGACTGCCGATGA